In Puntigrus tetrazona isolate hp1 chromosome 7, ASM1883169v1, whole genome shotgun sequence, the following are encoded in one genomic region:
- the jph3a gene encoding junctophilin-3, whose protein sequence is MSTGGRFDFDDGGSYCGGWEQGKAHGRGVCTGPQGQGEYAGAWSHGFEVLGVYTWPSGNSYKGTWAQGKRHGIGVESKGRWEYKGEWTQGFKGRYGKLESTSSGSRYEGTWSNGLQDGYGSETYSDGGTYQGQWLSGMRHGYGVRQSVPYGMAAIIFSPMCTSINSLRSDHSEGAPTPEDGSGVSGVSGSPVGRSGFVLCAQSETDRHRKRKGRFRQSILSGLKLRRSESKSSLASQLSKQSSFCSEAGMSTVSSAASDINSNVSLGEAEAGGSVDATVTETYAGEWRNDMRSGWGVSHRSDGLHYEGEWFGNKRHGYGCTTFPDGTKEEGKYKQNVLVSGKRKNLIPLRTSKIREKVDRAVEAAEKAADIAKQKAEIALSRMSHARGKAEAAEGVAQRALEECRLARAIAKELSPSFHHYGNGLECQRPKHQDRKEKDLEVVSTGTDSPELCTPDTTPPAQTPDLSPVLSSPSSPPCSPPTHRTRNSCFMRQSAVDEQGGAEIQVLVEGRGMESMRSGANSWTAEMYPHRRGSKGESSRSTTPSLLEEEIGHVNGHENSTTHHPWENGSSNHKPIEHMAPEKVWDQMSSNQKPWKHVSLNQKSREHTISREREREHKPSNHKSVDCDSSKFKPQVHIYSNHKSAGHNLSNHKTNEHASSNHKPKEFISAHEKPHVSYHYNPQEHVSSYHKQHEHVHSNHKPRKSFTNHSIGESSLNAYQLSDRGANNSTLEWTVENNSQWISSHSHLQEKEGENDYRVEMRFQPLDSVSHQNFGSGMKCSGLQGHNLQRLRQRNHEGKEWGLADREGSMDSVQMLDTLNVGVDVEEWPLHRDITLSPPLTSSLEPLEQEGEHLNLMKTNSGSSSVLVVMVILLNIGVAILFIHFFI, encoded by the exons ATGTCCACTGGAGGCAGGTTTGACTTTGATGATGGGGGGTCGTACTGTGGAGGGTGGGAACAGGGCAAGGCGCACGGCCGAGGGGTCTGCACGGGTCCCCAGGGCCAGGGGGAGTACGCGGGGGCCTGGAGCCACGGATTCGAAGTTCTCGGAGTTTACACTTGGCCCAGCGGGAACAGTTACAAAGGGACCTGGGCACAGGGCAAGAGGCATGGCATTGGCGTGGAGAGCAAAGGGAGGTGGGAGTACAAGGGGGAATGGACACAAGGGTTCAAAGGCAGGTATGGGAAGTTGGAAAGCACTAGCAGCGGTTCCCGTTATGAAGGCACCTGGAGCAACGGCTTACAGGATGGATACGGCTCAGAGACCTATTCGGACGGAG GCACATACCAGGGCCAGTGGTTGAGCGGTATGCGTCATGGCTATGGAGTGCGACAGAGTGTGCCTTATGGCATGGCAGCCATCATCTTCTCCCCTATGTGCACCTCCATAAACTCCCTGCGATCCGATCACAGTGAAGGAGCCCCAACTCCAGAAGATGGCTCTGGAGTCAGTGGGGTATCTGGCAGCCCAGTGGGGCGTAGTGGCTTTGTACTTTGTGCTCAGAGTGAAACAGACAGGCACAGGAAGAGGAAAGGCCGCTTTCGACAGTCCATTCTGAGTGGTTTGAAGCTGCGGAGGTCTGAATCCAAGAGCTCTCTGGCCAGCCAGTTAAGCAAGCAGAGTTCCTTCTGCAGCGAGGCAGGTATGAGCACAGTCAGCTCAGCCGCCTCAGACATCAACTCCAATGTCAGCTTAGGTGAAGCGGAGGCAGGGGGCAGCGTGGATGCCACTGTCACCGAAACATATGCTGGTGAATGGAGGAATGACATGCGATCGGGGTGGGGTGTAAGTCATCGCTCTGATGGTCTTCACTATGAAGGTGAGTGGTTTGGAAACAAGCGGCACGGCTACGGCTGCACCACTTTTCCAGATGGAACCAAGGAAGAGGGCAAATACAAGCAGAATGTTCTGGTGAGTGGAAAGCGGAAAAACCTAATACCGCTCCGTACCAGCAAAATCCGTGAAAAGGTGGATCGTGCTGTGGAAGCTGCGGAGAAAGCTGCAGACATAGCCAAGCAGAAAGCTGAGATTGCATTGTCTAG GATGAGCCATGCTAGAGGAAAGGCGGAGGCTGCAGAAGGAGTCGCACAGAGAGCCCTGGAGGAGTGTCGTCTAGCCAGGGCTATAGCCAAAGAACTTTCCCCCTCTTTCCATCACTATGGGAATG GACTAGAGTGCCAGAGACCAAAGCATCAGGACAGGAAAGAGAAAGACCTGGAGGTGGTCTCGACTGGTACAGACAGCCCTGAGCTCTGCACACCAGACACAACACCCCCAGCCCAGACGCCTGACCTGAGCCCAGTTCTAAGCAGCCCCTCATCACCTCCCTGCAGCCCACCTACTCATCGCACTAGGAATTCTTGTTTCATGCGACAGAGCGCTGTGGATGAACAAGGAGGGGCTGAGATTCAGGTTCTAGTAGAAGGTAGAGGCATGGAAAGCATGAGAAGTGGGGCCAACAGTTGGACAGCTGAGATGTATCCTCACAGAAGAGGAAGCAAAGGGGAGAGCAGTCGCTCCACAACTCCATCTTTGCTGGAAGAGGAGATCGGTCACGTTAATGGACATGAGAATTCCACAACTCATCACCCATGGGAGAACGGCTCCTCCAATCACAAGCCCATTGAGCATATGGCCCCTGAGAAGGTGTGGGATCAAATGTCCTCCAATCAAAAGCCCTGGAAGCATGTTTCCTTAAATCAAAAATCCAGGGAACATACAATTTCCAGGGAACGAGAACGGGAGCATAAACCGTCCAATCACAAATCTGTTGATTGTGACTCTTCCAAGTTCAAACCACAGGTGCACATATATTCCAATCACAAGTCAGCAGGTCATAATTTGTCCAATCACAAGACCAATGAGCATGCTTCCTCCAATCACAAACCAAAGGAGTTTATTTCTGCACATGAAAAACCACACGTTTCTTACCATTATAACCCCCAAGAGCATGTTTCTTCCTATCACAAACAACATGAGCATGTCCACTCCAACCACAAGCCAAGAAAGTCCTTTACCAATCATTCCATTGGTGAGTCTAGCTTGAATGCATACCAGCTGTCAGACCGTGGAGCCAACAACTCCACTCTGGAATGGACTGTTGAAAACAATTCCCAGTGGATCTCTTCCCATTCACATCTGCAGGAGAAAGAAGGGGAAAATGATTATCGGGTTGAAATGAGGTTCCAGCCCCTAGACTCCGTTTCCCATCAGAACTTTGGCTCTGGCATGAAATGCTCGGGTCTCCAAGGGCACAATTTGCAGAGACTACGTCAGCGAAACCATGAAGGCAAAGAATGGGGTCTTGCAGACAGGGAGGGGTCCATGGACTCTGTGCAGATGCTTGACACCTTGAATGTTGGGGTTGACGTGGAGGAATGGCCTTTGCACAGGGACATTACTCTTTCACCCCCTTTAACGTCTTCTCTGGAACCACTGGAACAAGAAGGAGAGCATCTGAACCTGATGAAGACAAACTCA GGCTCCAGCTCTGTCCTGGTGGTCATGGTGATATTACTCAACATTGGTGTAGCcattttgttcattcatttctttatttaa
- the LOC122349764 gene encoding uncharacterized protein KIAA0895-like has translation MVLDLGENCMEQANGGELAKDVSEMLEPEPSPEKPKPARARTSSITQRDKSTRNGPHEQPCPAWDGCSQAQRRLQKTEGRNKGETAQPREPSKPPPCRRPLSLEIKPQRLRATQPAQKVIQPPWRSGGPSPPMRSLTSLSLGPGNWLRRSESTCTVNSTTAARAARGQMRPATSLPHIARGIAPLPSPSTPRGPCLLVALRPLNLEQERQTFFKSNYQYEPQFEYTSPEPVSVLEKYREGSSLFLCQAVGIMECVLRKFETYENFEEVTGGSLLPKSQVWAATRKYLQKEGCVGEVVVSLSDELLSQAVMMVERCRPTLTINLSGARQHWLEGMLRHEIGTHYLRGVNNSMQPWATSVGRKQFGLKPANPTEEGLASLHSVLLRKQPFLWRAALLYYTVYHATNMSFSQLFSHIARFVQDPAVRWEYCLRAKRGQTDTSKPGCFSKDQVYLDGILRILRHRRNIDFKILTALGKVSYEDVDRLRHSAVLNGTRIPHFMQDEERYLQHLDHIVTVNELSDAELQELIP, from the exons ATGGTGCTGGATCTGGGTGAGAACTGCATGGAGCAGGCTAATGGAGGAGAGCTCGCAAAGGATGTCTCAGAAATGTTAGAACCAGAGCCCAGCCCAGAGAAACCCAAACCAGCGAGAGCCAGGACCAGCAGCATCACCCAAAGAGACAAATCGACGCGCAATGGGCCTCACGAGCAGCCTTGTCCCGCTTGGGACGGCTGCTCCCAGGCTCAAAGAAGGCTCCAGAAGACAGAAGGTCGAAATAAAGGAGAAACTGCGCAGCCAAGGGAACCTTCCAAACCGCCACCTTGCCGAAGGCCACTCAGTCTGGAAATAAAACCACAGCGGCTTAGAGCAACGCAGCCAGCGCAGAAGGTGATACAGCCACCGTGGCGCAGTGGTGGCCCTTCTCCACCCATGCGAAGCCTAACGAGCCTCAGTTTGGGGCCCGGGAACTGGCTCCGCCGGAGTGAGAGCACATGCACAGTGAACTCCACGACGGCCGCTCGTGCTGCCAGGGGTCAAATGAGACCTGCGACCTCCTTGCCACACATTGCCAGGGGCATCGCTCCACTTCCTTCACCGTCGACACCTCGCGGGCCGTGCCTGCTTGTGGCTCTTCGTCCCTTAAACCTGGAACAGGAGCGTCAGACCTTTTTTAAGTCCAACTATCAGTATGAGCCCCAGTTTGAGTACACCTCCCCTGAGCCTGTCAGTGTTTTGGAGAAATACAGAGAGGGCTCCAGTCTCTTTCTgtgccag GCGGTCGGAATCATGGAGTGTGTGCTTAGGAAGTTTGAGACCTATGAAAACTTTGAAGAGGTCACAGGAGGCAGCTTGCTCCCGAAGAGTCAGGTGTGGGCTGCCACACGCAAGTACCTGCAGAAGGAGGGCTGTGTCGGTGAG GTGGTGGTAAGTCTCTCCGATGAGCTTCTGTCTCAGGCGGTAATGATGGTGGAGAGATGTCGACCAACACTAACTATTAACTTGTCCGGAGCACGACAACACTGGCTTGAGGGCATGCTTAGACACGAGATTG GCACACATTACTTACGGGGTGTGAATAACAGCATGCAGCCATGGGCCACTTCTGTTGGGAGAAAGCAGTTTGGACTGAAACCAGCTAATCCTACCGAAGAGGGGCTCGCTAGTCTTCACAGCGTGTTGCTACGGAAACAGCCCTTCCTTTGGCGAGCCGCTCTGCTATACTATACTGTATACCATGCCACAAACATGAGCTTCAGCCAACTGTTCAGCCATATTGCTCGCTTTGTCCAGGATCCTGCTGTACGCTGGGAATACTGCCTCCGCGCCAAACGAGGACAGACAGATACCTCGAAACCAG gTTGCTTCAGTAAAGATCAGGTCTACCTCGATGGAATTTTAAGGATTTTACGCCACAGAAGGAACATTGATTTTAAGATATTAACTGCTCTTGGCAAG gtttcctATGAAGATGTGGACAGACTTCGGCATTCGGCTGTTCTAAATGGAACTAGGATTCCTCATTTCATGCAGGACGAAGAACGCTATCTTCAACACCTCGATCACATTGTCACAGTGAACGAACTGAGCGACGCTGAGCTTCAAGAGCTCATTCCATAA
- the drd4b gene encoding dopamine receptor D4b yields MSVNISSANSTLQPEPFTYNVPALVFGVLLIVVIICGNVLVCLSVYKEKVLKTTTNYFIVSLAVADLLLAVLVLPLFVYAEFQGGVWSLDVAICDGLMTMDVMLCTASIFNLCAISVDRFIAVSIPLNYNRKHVDYRQILLLSATWLFALAVASPVIFGINNVPQRDPRECKLEDNNYVVYSSVCSFFIPCPIMLLLYFGMFHGLRKWEESRKAKLRNSIQACRSLQHAAVAAALPPLGALPASLPRVIERDLAQSSLEELDDFTQPVCPFPNEYKNSPIQTVAYPGIQYGQPAQRKKRAKINGRERKAMRVLPVVVGVFLFCWTPFFVVHTTRALCESCHISPDLMSTVTWLGYVNSALNPIIYTVFNTEFRKFFRGLLPRCC; encoded by the exons ATGTCTGTGAATATCTCGAGCGCGAACAGCACACTTCAGCCCGAGCCGTTCACCTACAACGTCCCCGCTCTCGTGTTTGGAGTTCTACTCATCGTGGTGATCATCTGTGGAAACGTACTTGTGTGCCTGAGCGTTTACAAGGAGAAAGTCTTGAAGACCACGACAAACTATTTCATAGTGAGTTTGGCCGTGGCGGATCTTCTGTTGGCGGTTTTGGTTTTACCCCTGTTTGTCTACGCAGAG TTTCAAGGCGGCGTCTGGTCCTTAGACGTGGCTATTTGCGATGGATTAATGACCATGGACGTAATGCTCTGCACAGCATCGATATTCAACCTTTGCGCTATCAGTGTGGACAG GTTCATAGCGGTCTCCATACCACTTAACTACAACAGGAAGCATGTTGACTACCGGCAGATTCTGTTACTTTCCGCTACGTGGCTGTTTGCGCTGGCTGTGGCGTCTCCTGTCATCTTCGGAATAAACAACGTCCCTCAAAGAGACCCCAGAGAATGCAAACTCGAAGACAACAATTACGTGGTTTATTCGTCCGTCTGTTCCTTCTTCATCCCGTGTCCCATCATGCTCCTGCTGTACTTCGGGATGTTCCACGGCCTGCGCAAGTGGGAAGAATCGCGCAAAGCCAAACTGAGAAACAGCATCCAGGCCTGCCGCAGTTTACAGCATGCTGCGGTGGCTGCCGCCCTCCCGCCCCTGGGCGCCCTGCCTGCGTCCCTGCCCCGGGTCATTGAGAGGGACTTGGCCCAGTCCAGTCTCGAGGAGCTTGATGACTTCACGCAGCCCGTTTGCCCCTTCCCAAACGAGTATAAAAACAGCCCCATTCAGACTGTGGCCTACCCTGGCATTCAATACGGCCAGCCAGCTCAGAGGAAGAAGAGAGCTAAGATCAACGGAAGGGAGAGAAAAGCCATGAGGGTTTTACCTGTTGTTGTTG GTGTCTTCCTCTTCTGCTGGACTCCTTTTTTCGTAGTTCACACTACGCGGGCCTTGTGTGAATCCTGTCACATCTCTCCAGACTTGATGAGCACAGTGACGTGGCTGGGTTACGTGAACAGTGCTCTGAACCCAATCATCTACACTGTCTTCAACACTGAATTCAGGAAGTTCTTCAGAGGACTTCTCCCACGCTGTTGTTGA
- the sirt3 gene encoding NAD-dependent protein deacetylase sirtuin-3, mitochondrial isoform X1 — MLYLKTGLNVCRCCFTEQFSRRRGLYTTQNLSRTNLAREKILSHVSRAQKGAVFLSQFLCCPATFVRCGGVRGLFGGGTVPQQTLEDIAESIRKRKFKRIVVMAGAGISTPSGIPDFRTPGSGLYDNLQQYSLPYAEAIFEINYFHHNPIPFFALAKELYPGNYQPNLTHYFIRLLHDKGQLLRMYTQNIDGLERMAGIPPKMLVEAHGTFATATCTVCRRDYKGEELRNDIMGGTIPECPTCKGIVKPDIVFFGEELPQQFFTYLTDFPMADLLIVMGTSLEVEPFASLAGAVRGSVSRLLINRDLVGPFARGSQRHNDVAELGDVVSGVKKLVELLGWKQELEALMNVGGDETSVNKEE; from the exons ATGCTGTACTTAAAAACGGGTCTAAACGTGTGCAGATGCTGTTTTACAGAGCAATTCTCACGGAGGAGAGGACTGTATACTACTCAAA ATCTGTCAAGGACAAACCTTGCCCGTGAAAAGATATTGTCGCATGTCTCTCGTGCACAGAAGGGCGCTGTATTTCTTTCACAATTCTTGTGTTGTCC AGCTACCTTCGTACGATGCGGTGGCGTGAGAGGTCTGTTCGGAGGAGGCACCGTTCCCCAGCAGACTCTGGAAGACATTGCAGAAAGCATCAGAAAACGCAAGTTCAAAAGAATTGTGGTGATGGCAGGGGCAGGTATCAGCACACCCAGTGGAATCCCAGACTTCAG AACGCCCGGCAGCGGTCTTTATGACAACCTTCAACAGTACAGTCTGCCTTACGCTGAGGccatatttgaaataaattactttCATCACAATCCAATCCCGTTTTTTGCTCTTGCCAAAGAGCTTTATCCTGGTAACTACCAACCCAATCTGACACACTACTTCATTCGCCTGCTTCACGATAAAGGACAGCTGCTCAGGATGTACACGCAAAACATCGACGGACTAGAGCGAA TGGCTGGAATTCCCCCAAAGATGTTGGTGGAGGCACACGGTACATTTGCCACAGCCACTTGCACAGTTTGCCGAAGGGATTACAAGGGAGAGGAACTCAGG AATGATATCATGGGAGGAACAATACCCGAATGCCCCACTTGTAAAGGGATCGTCAAGCCTGACATCGTGTTCTTTGGTGAGGAGCTCCCTCAGCAGTTCTTCACCTACCTTACGGACTTCCCGATGGCAGATTTACTCAttgtcatgggaacatctcTAGAG GTGGAGCCTTTCGCCAGCTTGGCTGGTGCCGTGCGTGGCTCAGTTTCAAGGCTTTTGATAAATCGAGATCTTGTGGGGCCGTTTGCTCGGGGCTCCCAACGTCACAATGACGTGGCTGAGCTGGGTGACGTAGTTAGTGGGGTAAAAAAGCTGGTGGAGCTCCTTGGATGGAAGCAGGAATTAGAAGCCCTAATGAATGTTGGCGGAGACGAG ACTTCGGTGAACAAGGAGGAGTGA
- the csnk2a2a gene encoding casein kinase 2, alpha prime polypeptide a: MPGPVSSKARVYADANTVKSKEYWDYEAHVPSWSNQDDYQLVRKLGRGKYSEVFEAININSNDRVVVKILKPVKKKKIKREIKILENLRGGTNIIRLVDTVKDPVSRTPALVFEYINNTDFKDLYQRLTDFDVRFYLYELLKALDYSHSMGIMHRDVKPHNVMIDHQMRKLRLIDWGLAEFYHPAQEYNVRVASRSYKGPELLVDYQMYDYSLDMWSLGCMLASMIFQKEPFFHGQDNYDQLVRIAKVLGTEELFSYLNKYHIELDTRFKDLLGQQTRKRWENFVQPENQHLVSPEALDLLDKLLRYDHQQRLTAQEAMEHPYFYPVLKGQPLSNSEGALAISSSTTT, from the exons ATGCCCGGTCCGGTGAGCAGCAAAGCACGGGTGTATGCTGATGCCAACACTGTGAAAAGCAAGGAATACTGGGACTACGAAGCACATGTGCCTAGCTGGAG CAACCAGGATGACTACCAGCTTGTACGGAAGCTCGGGAGAGGCAAATACAGTGAAGTGTTTGAGGCCATCAACATCAACAGCAATGACAGAGTAGTCGTTAAAATCCTGAAG CCtgttaaaaagaagaagatCAAGCGCGAGATCAAAATTCTGGAGAACTTAAGAGGAGGAACCAACATTATTCGTCTTGTAGACACAGTGAAGGATCCTGTG TCTAGAACGCCAGCCCTCGTATTTGAATACATCAATAACACGGACTTCAAG GATCTCTATCAGAGACTAACAGACTTTGATGTCCGGTTCTACTTGTATGAGCTTCTGAAG GCGCTGGACTACTCTCATAGCATGGGCATCATGCATCGGGATGTCAAACCTCATAACGTCATGATAGACCACCAAATGAGAAAG TTGCGGCTAATAGATTGGGGTCTTGCTGAGTTCTACCATCCCGCACAGGAATACAATGTAAGGGTCGCCTCGAGATCATATAAGGGACCAGAACTGCTGGTTGACTATCAG ATGTATGACTACAGTTTGGACATGTGGAGCTTAGGCTGCATGCTAGCCAGTATGATCTTCCAGAAAGAGCCATTTTTCCATGGTCAAGACAACTACGACcag TTGGTCAGAATCGCCAAGGTTCTCGGAACAGAAGAGCTATTCAGCTACCTGAACAAGTATCACATTGAGCTGGACACACGCTTCAAAGATCTTCTCGGCCA GCAGACCCGTAAGCGCTGGGAGAACTTTGTTCAGCCGGAGAACCAGCACTTGGTGAGCCCCGAAGCTCTGGATTTGCTGGATAAACTTCTGCGTTATGATCATCAACAGAGACTGACTGCCCAAGAGGCCATGGAACACCCCTACTTTT ATCCTGTGCTGAAGGGACAGCCTCTGTCAAACTCAGAAGGCGCACTGGCAATAAGCAGCTCAACCACAACATGA
- the sirt3 gene encoding NAD-dependent protein deacetylase sirtuin-3, mitochondrial isoform X2, whose amino-acid sequence MAGAGISTPSGIPDFRTPGSGLYDNLQQYSLPYAEAIFEINYFHHNPIPFFALAKELYPGNYQPNLTHYFIRLLHDKGQLLRMYTQNIDGLERMAGIPPKMLVEAHGTFATATCTVCRRDYKGEELRNDIMGGTIPECPTCKGIVKPDIVFFGEELPQQFFTYLTDFPMADLLIVMGTSLEVEPFASLAGAVRGSVSRLLINRDLVGPFARGSQRHNDVAELGDVVSGVKKLVELLGWKQELEALMNVGGDETSVNKEE is encoded by the exons ATGGCAGGGGCAGGTATCAGCACACCCAGTGGAATCCCAGACTTCAG AACGCCCGGCAGCGGTCTTTATGACAACCTTCAACAGTACAGTCTGCCTTACGCTGAGGccatatttgaaataaattactttCATCACAATCCAATCCCGTTTTTTGCTCTTGCCAAAGAGCTTTATCCTGGTAACTACCAACCCAATCTGACACACTACTTCATTCGCCTGCTTCACGATAAAGGACAGCTGCTCAGGATGTACACGCAAAACATCGACGGACTAGAGCGAA TGGCTGGAATTCCCCCAAAGATGTTGGTGGAGGCACACGGTACATTTGCCACAGCCACTTGCACAGTTTGCCGAAGGGATTACAAGGGAGAGGAACTCAGG AATGATATCATGGGAGGAACAATACCCGAATGCCCCACTTGTAAAGGGATCGTCAAGCCTGACATCGTGTTCTTTGGTGAGGAGCTCCCTCAGCAGTTCTTCACCTACCTTACGGACTTCCCGATGGCAGATTTACTCAttgtcatgggaacatctcTAGAG GTGGAGCCTTTCGCCAGCTTGGCTGGTGCCGTGCGTGGCTCAGTTTCAAGGCTTTTGATAAATCGAGATCTTGTGGGGCCGTTTGCTCGGGGCTCCCAACGTCACAATGACGTGGCTGAGCTGGGTGACGTAGTTAGTGGGGTAAAAAAGCTGGTGGAGCTCCTTGGATGGAAGCAGGAATTAGAAGCCCTAATGAATGTTGGCGGAGACGAG ACTTCGGTGAACAAGGAGGAGTGA
- the LOC122349763 gene encoding zinc finger protein 319 has product MYSGRMTEAWQQQHAVAPPPVGHPLLQGAENALGSAAYGIVLQADPALQQSQHGQHAQQHPLPAQQPQLQVGSEGGHKCGACGHDISHLANPHEHQCMVNQDRSFQCTQCMKIFNQATDLLEHQCVQVEQKPFVCGVCKMGFSLLTSLAQHHNEHASGNNPMKCSICEKTYRPDSSSSNPQQPSTAETSSDGAAMGSSSTTAFQGSDRPYKCSVCNKAFRHLSELSRHERVHTGEKPYKCDTCEKSFSQASHLAHHQRTHSADRPYKCAVCEKTFKHRQHLVRHMYAHSGEHLFKCNLCELHFKESSELLHHQCQPAGERPFRCTACGKSFKRPSDLRQHERTHSEERPFQCEECQMSFKQQYALVRHRRTHKNPADRPFKCNQCDKGFLQPSHLLYHQHVHGIESLFKCAACQKGFRQSGELLRHKCTESNSGSNAVEKPYKCDVCGKGYKKSSTLQRHQNSHCTEKPLKCSLCGRRFQSSSDFVQHRCDPAREKPMKCADCERRFKYSSELQRHRRVHTGEKPFKCPTCDKGFKQREHLAKHGIVHSREAQFKCVWCGECFGELGALQEHTVQHTAEGGGYPATSCIE; this is encoded by the coding sequence ATGTACAGTGGAAGAATGACAGAAGCATGGCAACAGCAACATGCAGTGGCCCCTCCTCCCGTTGGGCACCCCCTCCTTCAAGGGGCAGAGAATGCTTTGGGCAGTGCTGCATATGGTATTGTCCTACAGGCAGACCCTGCTTTACAGCAGTCTCAGCATGGCCAGCATGCACAGCAGCACCCGCTGCCAGCTCAGCAGCCTCAGCTGCAGGTGGGAAGTGAAGGTGGCCACAAATGTGGTGCGTGTGGCCATGATATTTCGCACTTGGCCAATCCCCACGAGCACCAGTGCATGGTTAACCAGGATCGTTCGTTCCAGTGCACTCAGTGCATGAAGATCTTCAACCAAGCCACGGACCTTCTAGAGCATCAGTGTGTTCAAGTCGAGCAGAAGCCatttgtgtgtggtgtgtgcaAAATGGGATTCTCTCTTCTGACGTCTCTGGCCCAACATCATAATGAGCACGCCAGTGGAAACAATCCAATGAAGTGCTCCATTTGTGAAAAAACGTACCGCCCAGACTCCTCGTCCTCTAACCCTCAGCAGCCCTCTACTGCTGAGACGTCCAGTGATGGGGCAGCCATGGGTTCCTCTTCCACCACAGCTTTCCAGGGCTCCGACCGTCCATATAAGTGCTCGGTGTGCAATAAGGCGTTCCGCCACCTTTCTGAACTCTCACGTCATGAACGAGTGCACACGGGCGAGAAACCCTACAAGTGTGACACCTGCGAGAAAAGCTTTAGTCAAGCTTCTCATTTGGCACATCACCAGCGCACTCACAGCGCCGATCGCCCGTACAAATGCGCCGTTTGCGAGAAGACCTTCAAGCACAGGCAGCACCTGGTACGGCACATGTACGCTCACTCTGGCGAGCACCTTTTCAAGTGCAACCTGTGCGAGCTACATTTCAAGGAGTCGTCCGAACTGCTGCACCACCAGTGCCAGCCAGCTGGAGAGCGTCCCTTCCGCTGCACAGCATGTGGGAAAAGCTTCAAACGGCCCTCGGACCTGAGGCAGCACGAGCGCACCCACTCCGAAGAGCGGCCTTTTCAGTGCGAGGAGTGTCAGATGAGCTTCAAGCAGCAGTATGCTCTTGTTCGCCACCGCCGTACGCACAAAAACCCAGCGGACCGCCCTTTCAAGTGCAATCAGTGTGACAAAGGCTTCCTGCAGCCTTCCCACCTGCTGTACCACCAGCATGTGCACGGCATCGAGAGCCTGTTCAAATGTGCCGCTTGCCAAAAGGGCTTTAGGCAATCTGGGGAACTTTTGAGGCACAAGTGTACAGAATCAAACTCTGGATCGAACGCTGTGGAGAAGCCGTACAAGTGCGACGTGTGCGGGAAGGGCTACAAAAAGTCCTCAACGTTACAGAGGCACCAGAACTCCCATTGCACGGAAAAACCGCTGAAATGCTCGCTCTGCGGCCGCCGCTTTCAGTCCTCGTCTGATTTTGTGCAGCACCGATGCGACCCTGCCCGGGAGAAGCCGATGAAATGCGCAGACTGCGAGAGGCGCTTTAAATATTCGTCCGAGCTGCAGAGACATCGAAGAGTCCATACAGGAGAGAAACCCTTCAAGTGTCCCACCTGCGACAAGGGATTCAAACAGCGTGAACATTTGGCCAAACACGGCATCGTCCACTCCCGTGAAGCCCAGTTCAAGTGTGTCTGGTGCGGAGAGTGTTTTGGAGAGCTCGGGGCCCTTCAAGAACATACAGTTCAACACACTGCAGAAGGAGGGGGCTATCCTGCAACCTCGTGCATAGAGTAG